One genomic window of Quercus robur chromosome 6, dhQueRobu3.1, whole genome shotgun sequence includes the following:
- the LOC126689804 gene encoding uncharacterized protein LOC126689804 translates to MGYYLTDGIYLKWSTFVKTISSPQGHKRKLFAKTQEMSRKDVELAFGVLQARFTIVRGPARFFYSETLQDIMKACVILHNMIVEDERDVNKAVEVDYEPIDDNPTIQLSREHTNEFTEFIETHQCIQDREIHDQLQLDLIEHLWQLQGEL, encoded by the coding sequence ATGGGATACTATCTTACCGATGGCATATATCTAAAATGGTCAACATTTGTTAAAACAATTTCATCTCCACAAggacataaaagaaaattatttgcaaaaaccCAAGAGATGAGTAGAAAGGATGTAGAGCTTGCATTTGGAGTGCTTCAAGCAAGATTCACAATTGTACGAGGACCTGCAAGATTTTTCTATAGTGAAACGCTTCAAGACATCATGAAAGCATGCGTAATTCTTCATAACATGATCGTTGAGGATGAGCGAGATGTAAATAAAGCGGTGGAAGTAGATTATGAGCCAATTGATGACAATCCTACTATACAACTATCACGGGAGCACACAAATGAATTTACGGAGTTCATTGAAACCCATCAATGTATTCAAGACCGTGAAATTCATGATCAACTCCAATTAGACCTCATTGAGCATTTATGGCAATTACAAGGGGAGTTGTAG